Proteins found in one Salinimonas lutimaris genomic segment:
- the htpG gene encoding molecular chaperone HtpG, whose product MAETAQQETHGFQTEVKQLLSLMIHSLYSNKEIFLRELVSNAADAADKLRFRALENDSLYEGDSELNVRISVDKEAKTVTVADNGIGMNRDEVIANLGTIAKSGTKDFFSKLSGDSAKDSQLIGQFGVGFYSAFIVADKVTVRTRAAGAAKDDAVEWISDGEGEFTIAQITKPTRGTEIVLHLREDENEYLDDWRLRSIVSKYSDHISIPVEMYKEEVPERDGPDGEKIPAEPGHWEVVNRATALWTRDKSEISEEEYTEFYKHISHDFADPLSWAHNKVEGKTEYTSLLYIPAKAPFDMWNRDQSHGLKLYVQRVFIMDDAEQFMPTYLRFVKGLVDSNDLPLNVSREILQDNKITQALRQGCTKRVLGMLEKMAKNDDEKYQSFWNEFGNVLKEGPAEDFSNREKIAGLLRFSSTHAESDAQTTSLAGYMERMKEGQEKIYYVTADSYQAAKNSPHLEIFRKKGIEVLLMGERIDEWLMSHLTEFDGKQFQSISKGDLDLGDLDDEESKKAQEEAEKEVEGLPERIKTALGEKVVDVKFTHRLTDSPAVIVADENGMTTQMMKLMQAAGQPVPDVKYHFELNPEHSLVKMLADVQDESLFNQWSNVLFDQAALSEQGSLKDPSAFVKNLNELLMTMAK is encoded by the coding sequence ATGGCTGAAACAGCCCAACAAGAAACGCATGGTTTTCAGACAGAAGTAAAACAGCTTCTGAGTCTGATGATTCACTCTCTTTATTCGAATAAGGAAATCTTTCTGCGCGAGTTGGTATCCAACGCAGCAGATGCGGCGGATAAACTTCGTTTCCGTGCGCTGGAAAATGACAGCCTGTACGAAGGTGACAGCGAGCTGAATGTTCGCATTAGCGTCGACAAAGAAGCTAAAACAGTCACTGTTGCCGACAACGGTATTGGTATGAACCGCGACGAGGTGATTGCCAACCTGGGTACGATTGCAAAGTCAGGCACCAAAGATTTCTTCAGCAAGTTGTCGGGCGATTCAGCCAAAGATTCTCAGCTTATCGGTCAGTTTGGTGTGGGCTTTTATTCTGCCTTTATCGTGGCAGATAAGGTTACCGTACGTACCCGTGCAGCCGGTGCGGCCAAAGATGACGCGGTAGAGTGGATTTCTGACGGTGAAGGCGAATTTACCATCGCGCAAATTACCAAGCCAACTCGTGGTACTGAGATTGTTCTGCATCTGCGTGAAGATGAAAACGAGTATCTGGATGACTGGCGTCTGCGCTCGATTGTGAGCAAATATTCTGACCACATCAGCATTCCTGTTGAGATGTACAAAGAAGAAGTGCCAGAACGTGATGGCCCTGATGGTGAGAAGATTCCGGCCGAGCCAGGTCACTGGGAAGTGGTAAACCGTGCCACGGCCCTGTGGACGCGCGATAAGTCAGAAATCAGTGAAGAAGAATATACTGAATTCTACAAGCACATTTCTCATGACTTTGCCGATCCGCTGAGCTGGGCGCATAACAAAGTTGAAGGTAAAACAGAATACACCAGTCTGTTATACATTCCGGCCAAAGCGCCGTTTGATATGTGGAACCGTGACCAGAGTCATGGCCTGAAACTGTATGTACAGCGCGTGTTCATTATGGATGACGCTGAGCAGTTCATGCCAACGTACCTGCGCTTTGTAAAAGGTCTGGTCGACTCCAATGATCTGCCTTTGAATGTGTCTCGCGAAATTCTGCAGGATAACAAAATTACCCAGGCGCTGCGCCAGGGCTGTACCAAGCGTGTGCTGGGTATGCTTGAAAAAATGGCGAAGAACGACGATGAAAAGTATCAGTCGTTCTGGAATGAGTTTGGTAACGTGCTCAAAGAAGGCCCGGCTGAAGACTTCAGCAACCGCGAAAAAATCGCCGGTCTGCTGCGCTTCTCCTCGACTCATGCTGAATCGGATGCCCAGACTACTTCACTGGCTGGCTACATGGAGCGCATGAAAGAAGGTCAGGAAAAGATTTATTATGTGACAGCAGACAGCTATCAGGCGGCCAAAAACAGCCCGCACCTTGAGATCTTCCGCAAGAAAGGGATTGAAGTGCTGCTGATGGGCGAGCGCATTGACGAGTGGCTGATGTCGCACCTGACAGAGTTTGACGGTAAGCAGTTCCAGTCAATTTCTAAAGGTGATCTGGATTTAGGCGATCTGGACGACGAAGAAAGCAAAAAAGCCCAGGAAGAAGCAGAGAAAGAAGTAGAAGGTTTGCCAGAGCGTATTAAAACTGCGCTGGGTGAAAAGGTGGTGGATGTTAAGTTCACGCACCGCCTGACTGATTCTCCGGCGGTGATTGTGGCCGACGAAAACGGCATGACAACGCAGATGATGAAACTGATGCAGGCGGCCGGTCAGCCGGTACCTGACGTGAAGTATCATTTTGAGCTGAATCCGGAACATAGCCTGGTGAAAATGCTGGCTGATGTACAGGATGAGTCGCTGTTTAATCAGTGGAGCAATGTGCTGTTTGATCAGGCCGCGTTATCAGAGCAGGGCAGCCTGAAAGATCCCTCTGCATTTGTGAAGAATCTGAACGAATTGCTGATGACAATGGCAAAGTAA
- the adk gene encoding adenylate kinase: MRIILLGAPGAGKGTQAQFLMGKFGIPQISTGDMLRSAIKEGTDMGLAAKRVMDEGKLVSDDIIIGLVQERIAQDDCKDGFLLDGFPRTIPQADAMKDAGIKIDHVIEFDVPDEVIVERMSGRRVHPASGRVYHVVFNPPQNEGKDDQTGDELIIREDDKEETVRHRLGVYHEQTKPLVGYYAAEAEAGNCEYHKMDGTKPVDEVSQQLNSLLG; this comes from the coding sequence ATGCGAATTATTCTTCTTGGCGCACCGGGTGCCGGTAAGGGAACACAAGCACAGTTTTTGATGGGTAAATTTGGTATCCCTCAGATTTCTACAGGTGACATGCTGCGCTCAGCGATTAAAGAAGGCACAGATATGGGCCTGGCAGCAAAACGAGTAATGGATGAAGGTAAACTGGTGTCTGATGACATTATCATCGGGCTGGTTCAGGAGCGTATCGCACAGGACGACTGCAAAGACGGTTTTCTGTTAGATGGATTCCCGCGCACTATTCCGCAGGCTGATGCCATGAAAGATGCCGGCATCAAAATTGATCATGTGATTGAATTTGATGTACCGGATGAAGTGATTGTTGAGCGTATGAGCGGACGTCGCGTTCACCCGGCATCAGGCCGTGTATATCATGTGGTGTTTAATCCGCCGCAAAATGAAGGTAAAGATGATCAGACGGGCGATGAGCTAATCATTCGCGAAGACGATAAAGAAGAAACAGTTCGTCATCGTCTGGGTGTATACCACGAACAGACCAAACCGCTGGTGGGCTACTATGCCGCAGAAGCCGAAGCAGGCAACTGTGAATACCATAAAATGGATGGCACCAAGCCGGTTGATGAAGTAAGCCAGCAACTGAACAGCCTGTTGGGCTGA
- a CDS encoding MAPEG family protein, translating into MGLPITAFYASLLGLCYLYLSIAVISVRRREQISLGNGNSAELERLNRAHGNFAEYVPITLIMLACLESLSGVSWVLHVGACALLFGRIAHAYGLRHHNGASWQRVAGMLLTFFAMLFLATTNLYMIHHTVL; encoded by the coding sequence ATGGGCTTACCCATCACCGCATTTTATGCCAGCCTGCTTGGGCTGTGTTATTTATATTTATCTATCGCGGTTATCAGCGTACGCCGGCGTGAGCAAATCAGCCTGGGTAATGGTAACAGTGCTGAGCTCGAGCGGCTTAACCGGGCACATGGAAACTTTGCTGAATATGTGCCCATTACGCTGATTATGCTGGCGTGCCTGGAAAGCCTCAGTGGTGTGAGCTGGGTATTGCACGTAGGTGCCTGTGCGCTGCTGTTTGGTCGCATCGCTCATGCCTATGGTTTACGTCATCACAATGGCGCCAGCTGGCAGCGCGTTGCCGGTATGTTACTAACCTTTTTTGCCATGTTGTTCCTGGCCACCACGAATCTTTATATGATTCACCACACGGTGCTGTAG
- a CDS encoding alanine racemase: protein MARINELVTPACLIDSSRLQANARRMSEHCERQGVALRPHVKTLKSLEAAQIYAPVPMPVTVSTLAEARAFAQAGYSDILYAVGLTPNKLAAVRALLESGVALTVVTDSLPAARQLTELVNQQNAQQHNTTTQPLSVAIEIDTDGHRAGITPESPDLLSVAQLLSQCPSLRFAGVMAHAGASYGCFDEESRNHMAQQECDQTLIAVARLEAAGFDCEMVSVGSTPTVLSDVSREGITELRAGVYATFDLVMAGLGVCSVSDIAMSVVTCVIGQQPDKGWVLVDAGWMALSRDQGTSGHANDCGYGLVCDIQGNVLSGWYVSQTNQEHGIIQHVDGQEPDAAFAYGTMLRILPVHACATAGQFGHYQVTEDNQSISAIWSRVNGWE from the coding sequence GTGGCCAGGATTAATGAACTGGTTACGCCAGCCTGTCTTATTGACAGTTCCCGGTTACAGGCCAATGCGCGCCGCATGAGCGAGCATTGTGAGCGGCAGGGGGTAGCACTGCGCCCCCATGTAAAAACCCTTAAAAGCCTGGAGGCGGCGCAGATTTATGCCCCTGTGCCTATGCCGGTAACCGTGTCCACACTGGCAGAGGCCCGGGCCTTTGCTCAGGCAGGATACAGCGATATTCTGTATGCGGTAGGGCTGACCCCCAATAAGCTTGCGGCTGTACGTGCGTTGCTTGAATCGGGTGTGGCACTGACGGTAGTAACTGACAGCCTGCCTGCTGCCCGCCAGTTAACCGAACTAGTCAATCAGCAAAATGCACAGCAGCACAATACCACGACTCAGCCATTGTCTGTGGCGATTGAAATTGATACTGACGGCCACCGGGCGGGCATCACCCCTGAATCGCCGGATCTGCTGTCTGTTGCCCAGTTACTCTCACAATGCCCGTCGCTCAGGTTTGCCGGAGTAATGGCGCATGCCGGGGCTTCTTATGGTTGTTTTGACGAAGAAAGCCGCAATCACATGGCGCAGCAGGAGTGTGACCAGACATTGATTGCCGTGGCCCGGCTGGAAGCGGCCGGCTTTGATTGTGAGATGGTGTCGGTGGGCTCAACGCCTACTGTGTTAAGCGATGTATCCCGCGAAGGAATCACTGAATTGCGCGCCGGCGTGTATGCCACCTTTGATTTAGTCATGGCCGGGTTGGGCGTATGTTCGGTATCTGATATTGCAATGTCGGTGGTCACCTGCGTGATTGGCCAGCAGCCGGATAAAGGCTGGGTGCTGGTGGATGCAGGCTGGATGGCCTTGTCCCGCGACCAGGGCACGTCAGGCCATGCTAATGACTGCGGATATGGACTGGTGTGTGATATTCAGGGCAATGTATTAAGCGGTTGGTATGTCAGCCAGACCAACCAGGAGCATGGCATTATCCAGCATGTGGATGGGCAAGAGCCTGATGCCGCGTTCGCCTACGGCACCATGCTGCGCATATTGCCGGTTCACGCCTGTGCCACCGCGGGTCAGTTCGGCCATTACCAGGTGACTGAGGACAATCAGAGCATCAGCGCAATCTGGTCTCGGGTGAACGGCTGGGAGTAA
- a CDS encoding TonB-dependent receptor, translating into MKHGVKPCALAVSLALMGLSSGLTHAQQDTSTEQTASGMERIAVTGSRIKRTDIEGPSPIQSIDATMIEGMGYENLQQLLERMPSTGAGTFSTRGNSQDSTANGAAAVSLRGMGPDATLVLINGRRVAISAFAESITNSFVDINSIPVSAIERIDILKDGASAIYGSDAVAGVVNVILKKDFDGLEINVGYGGTDGDASYDETTMNMVWGNQSDKASTTVIIDYFKNSRLAADEMGRFGTANQEPYGGMDFRSSRGYPGYFYVDGVKTIDPDCPADSATASGSCLFDYGPFGLTIPEAERVGFIGQFDYKLSSDLTAFMEVAVQHNTSEAGGAATPLDEDAGLTAPGSHPNNPFGQDVEIGRYRPVDAGARRWDISTDTLRFVAGLKGMIGDYDWEASVQKGRSKSEQTGNQSQGWVRVDWLQEQINLGNYNPFGGVTNPQSVIDEITTSLVRRGESRMTSADAHISGEAFDFGDDVVMMAAGVEYREEQVSDIPDIQFQQGLIFGTESVSANAERDQYAAYLELSIPLLEELELQLAGRYDHYSDFGSTTNPKIALRWAPNDEVTVRGSWAQGFRAPSLAQVGLGPSEKSQFFVDSYRCEATGLDCESLDYNIQFSGNPNLEAEESESWNVGVIWAPVQELGLSVDVWSITQDNKIDEQQFGLVYDAECNDQNSEICVRLPPQDGASLGVLQKIFNTYQNVTSQEASGVDFSANYMLAMQEYGELKFNLDWSYLNKFEKDNLDYTGEYGYPEHRWLFGTTWRLGAFDANLNISYIGEFEDTPDIDFDGILDFEDNTSRTVDSQVLVDLQGGWNYSDNVRLVVGVNNLFDEEPPFAIGDGDGDLYGYVSSIHNPRGRFLYTKATFRF; encoded by the coding sequence ATGAAACATGGCGTAAAGCCCTGCGCACTGGCTGTCAGCCTGGCGCTAATGGGCCTGTCCTCAGGTTTAACACACGCACAACAAGACACTTCCACGGAACAAACTGCTTCAGGTATGGAGCGTATTGCTGTTACAGGCTCGCGTATCAAACGCACTGATATCGAAGGCCCCTCTCCGATTCAGTCAATTGATGCCACCATGATTGAAGGCATGGGTTATGAAAACCTGCAGCAATTACTGGAACGGATGCCGTCCACCGGCGCCGGTACATTCTCAACCCGCGGTAACAGCCAGGATTCCACTGCCAACGGCGCCGCTGCTGTGTCGTTACGTGGCATGGGCCCGGATGCGACTCTAGTACTGATCAACGGCCGCCGGGTGGCAATCAGTGCTTTTGCCGAAAGCATTACCAACTCATTTGTCGATATTAACTCTATTCCGGTTTCCGCCATCGAGCGAATCGATATTCTAAAAGACGGCGCATCAGCTATTTATGGTTCTGACGCTGTGGCCGGTGTAGTAAACGTTATTTTGAAAAAAGACTTTGATGGTCTGGAAATTAACGTTGGTTACGGCGGTACTGACGGTGATGCCAGCTATGATGAAACCACCATGAATATGGTGTGGGGCAATCAGTCTGACAAAGCCAGTACCACGGTAATCATCGATTACTTTAAAAACAGCCGTCTGGCGGCAGATGAAATGGGCCGGTTTGGCACTGCTAATCAGGAACCCTACGGCGGCATGGATTTTCGTTCGTCTCGGGGCTACCCGGGTTATTTCTATGTTGATGGCGTGAAAACCATTGATCCGGATTGTCCGGCTGACAGCGCCACCGCATCGGGCAGCTGTCTGTTTGATTACGGCCCTTTTGGCCTGACCATTCCTGAGGCAGAGCGGGTTGGTTTTATTGGTCAGTTTGACTACAAACTAAGCAGCGACCTGACAGCATTTATGGAAGTGGCGGTACAGCATAATACGTCTGAGGCCGGTGGTGCCGCAACGCCGCTGGATGAAGATGCCGGTTTAACCGCACCGGGGTCACACCCGAACAACCCGTTTGGCCAGGATGTGGAAATTGGTCGTTATCGTCCGGTTGATGCCGGCGCCCGTCGCTGGGATATTTCTACTGATACGCTGCGTTTTGTGGCCGGTCTGAAAGGCATGATCGGTGACTACGACTGGGAAGCCTCTGTGCAAAAAGGCCGCAGCAAGTCAGAGCAGACCGGTAATCAGTCACAAGGCTGGGTACGGGTAGACTGGCTGCAGGAACAAATTAACCTGGGCAACTACAACCCGTTTGGTGGGGTGACCAATCCGCAGTCAGTAATTGATGAAATCACCACCAGCCTGGTGCGTCGTGGTGAGTCTCGCATGACCAGCGCGGATGCGCATATCAGTGGTGAAGCATTTGATTTTGGCGACGATGTAGTGATGATGGCCGCCGGGGTTGAGTATCGCGAAGAACAGGTGTCAGACATTCCTGACATTCAGTTCCAGCAAGGCCTGATTTTTGGCACTGAGTCGGTATCGGCTAACGCCGAGCGCGATCAGTACGCTGCCTATCTGGAACTTTCTATTCCGCTGCTGGAAGAACTAGAGCTGCAACTGGCTGGCCGTTACGATCACTACAGTGACTTTGGCAGCACCACCAATCCTAAGATTGCGCTGCGCTGGGCTCCGAATGACGAAGTCACCGTTCGTGGCTCATGGGCACAGGGTTTCCGCGCCCCGTCACTGGCTCAGGTGGGTCTGGGTCCGTCTGAAAAGAGTCAGTTCTTTGTAGACTCCTACCGCTGTGAAGCAACCGGTCTTGACTGTGAATCACTGGATTACAACATCCAGTTCTCCGGTAACCCGAATCTGGAAGCCGAAGAATCAGAATCCTGGAACGTGGGTGTTATCTGGGCGCCGGTACAGGAACTGGGTTTAAGTGTGGATGTGTGGAGCATCACGCAGGATAACAAGATTGACGAGCAGCAGTTTGGCCTGGTCTATGACGCAGAGTGTAATGACCAGAATAGTGAGATCTGTGTTCGTCTGCCACCACAGGACGGCGCTTCACTGGGCGTACTGCAAAAGATTTTCAATACTTACCAGAACGTAACTTCTCAGGAAGCGTCCGGTGTCGACTTCAGTGCCAACTACATGCTGGCCATGCAGGAATACGGTGAACTGAAGTTTAACCTTGACTGGTCTTATCTGAATAAGTTTGAGAAAGACAATCTGGATTATACCGGTGAATACGGCTACCCGGAACATCGCTGGCTGTTTGGCACGACCTGGCGTCTGGGTGCATTTGATGCCAATCTGAACATCAGCTACATCGGTGAATTTGAAGATACCCCGGATATCGACTTTGACGGCATTCTGGATTTTGAAGATAACACCTCTCGCACCGTGGATTCACAGGTACTGGTGGACCTTCAGGGTGGCTGGAACTACTCAGACAACGTGCGTCTGGTGGTGGGCGTAAACAACCTGTTTGACGAAGAGCCTCCATTTGCTATTGGTGATGGCGATGGCGACCTGTACGGTTATGTAAGCAGCATTCATAACCCGCGTGGCCGTTTCCTGTACACCAAGGCGACTTTCCGCTTTTAA
- a CDS encoding TonB-dependent receptor plug domain-containing protein has translation MKQFSLSRVASTLLVSLALAPATSLAQQENQNDQNASAEQEAEQILILGTRRPGRSVVQSNVPVDLIDSDTLTAGGFNDISRQLQNVVPSFNFYQPSLVDGTEHIKPASLRGLAPDQTLVLVNGRRFHSSALLNLNGTSGRGSVSVDLNSIPSAAIERVEILRDGAAAQYGSDAIAGVINIITKKDSEGGMVSVTAGSYFTELDGVPEMTGVQTDASGNILSNGSNRVAGIYGDNISRDDGENINLTANIGTSLGDDGYLNITGDFVNANSTNRAGYDDGDTYPLIDGNFDPREATVDRNRFNFGAPDSESYTVLANAGYYLNDSAELYSTVTFQDKESISGAFFREAGDEGLLIQDIYPNGFTPQIMAEITDWSFLAGVKGSTEHWDYNASVTTGTNEVDYTTFNTANPTYGLDTPTRFYGGQLASTQTTFNFDASRFLDVPGLFSPLSFAIGAEYRRDDFEIKSGDEEAYTNRQALDDNGQPVFDDSGAPVYPGNGLFAQGALYFSDTSQVDVDRHSYAFYVDLDADITERWNVTLAGRFEDYSDFGTTSNGKLATRYTFSPSFSVRSSVSTGFRAPSLQQQYYTAINTNFVLGQMLEVGTIASTAPAAVALGGSQLQAEESTNISVGFTWSPIDRLTITADAYRIDIDDRVVLSETLGDSDDEAAIVERVFAENGIEGVGAVRFFMNGVNSRTEGIDIVANYSLDDVFAGTLNLSAGANFNDTEVSDVVASAGPTDLFEPDQLFARRERARLENNAPDTKANLTANWQGEAVSLMLRANYYGEVTQPGTISATDITVKSATIFDVEIGYLITDDLQAKVGVNNLFDKYPESAVITDAPDVGQFDYILPYPNFSPYGFQGRYAYAKLTYTF, from the coding sequence ATGAAGCAATTCAGCTTATCCCGCGTCGCCAGCACCTTGCTGGTATCGCTGGCCCTGGCACCGGCCACCTCGCTGGCCCAGCAAGAAAACCAGAATGACCAGAACGCATCCGCTGAGCAGGAAGCTGAGCAAATCCTTATCCTGGGTACCCGTCGCCCGGGCCGCTCTGTGGTACAAAGTAATGTACCTGTGGATCTGATTGACTCTGACACACTAACCGCCGGCGGCTTTAATGATATTAGCCGTCAGTTACAGAATGTGGTGCCCAGTTTTAACTTTTATCAGCCGTCGCTGGTTGATGGCACTGAGCATATCAAGCCTGCTTCACTGCGCGGGCTGGCGCCAGACCAGACCCTGGTGCTGGTTAATGGCCGTCGTTTTCACAGCAGTGCCCTGCTTAATCTGAACGGCACTTCCGGTCGTGGCTCAGTGTCGGTGGATCTGAACTCCATTCCCTCGGCAGCGATTGAGCGGGTTGAAATTCTGCGGGATGGCGCGGCAGCCCAGTACGGCTCTGATGCTATTGCCGGGGTGATCAATATCATCACCAAAAAAGACAGCGAAGGCGGCATGGTGTCGGTTACCGCGGGTAGCTATTTTACCGAACTGGACGGCGTACCTGAAATGACCGGCGTGCAGACAGACGCCAGCGGCAATATTCTGTCAAACGGCTCTAACCGGGTAGCCGGTATTTACGGTGACAATATCAGCCGCGACGACGGTGAAAATATCAATCTGACCGCTAATATTGGTACTAGTCTTGGCGATGATGGTTATCTGAACATCACCGGTGATTTTGTTAATGCCAACAGCACGAATCGGGCAGGTTATGACGACGGTGATACCTATCCGCTGATCGATGGTAACTTTGACCCGCGTGAAGCCACGGTTGACCGTAACCGGTTTAATTTTGGCGCACCAGACAGTGAGTCCTATACAGTACTGGCCAATGCCGGATACTACCTGAATGACTCAGCCGAGTTATATTCCACCGTCACATTCCAGGATAAAGAAAGCATTTCTGGTGCGTTTTTCCGCGAAGCCGGAGACGAGGGTCTGTTGATTCAGGATATTTACCCTAACGGTTTTACCCCGCAAATAATGGCTGAAATTACCGACTGGTCTTTTCTGGCCGGGGTAAAAGGCAGTACCGAGCACTGGGACTATAATGCCAGTGTAACAACGGGCACCAACGAGGTCGACTACACCACATTTAATACCGCCAACCCAACGTACGGCCTGGATACCCCCACCCGGTTTTACGGTGGCCAGCTGGCATCTACCCAAACCACGTTTAATTTTGATGCATCCCGGTTTTTAGATGTGCCGGGACTGTTCTCGCCGCTGTCTTTTGCCATTGGTGCTGAATATCGTCGCGACGATTTTGAAATTAAATCCGGCGATGAAGAAGCCTATACTAACCGCCAGGCACTGGACGACAACGGCCAGCCGGTGTTCGATGACAGTGGCGCGCCGGTGTATCCGGGTAACGGGTTGTTTGCCCAGGGCGCACTGTATTTCTCTGATACCTCCCAGGTGGATGTTGACCGCCACTCCTATGCGTTTTATGTCGACCTGGATGCCGATATCACAGAGCGCTGGAATGTGACGCTGGCCGGCCGGTTTGAAGATTATTCTGACTTTGGCACCACCAGCAACGGTAAACTGGCTACACGTTATACGTTCAGCCCGTCATTTTCTGTTCGCAGCTCGGTCAGTACAGGTTTCCGTGCGCCGTCTTTGCAACAACAATACTACACCGCCATTAACACCAATTTTGTACTGGGGCAGATGCTGGAAGTGGGTACCATTGCCTCAACCGCACCGGCAGCAGTGGCGCTGGGTGGCAGTCAGCTACAGGCTGAAGAGTCGACCAATATCAGTGTAGGCTTTACCTGGAGCCCCATTGACCGGCTTACCATCACAGCCGACGCGTATCGCATTGATATTGATGACCGGGTGGTACTCTCTGAAACCCTGGGTGACAGTGATGACGAAGCCGCCATTGTAGAGCGCGTGTTTGCCGAAAATGGTATTGAGGGTGTGGGCGCGGTACGCTTCTTTATGAATGGGGTTAACAGCCGCACTGAGGGTATTGATATTGTTGCCAACTACAGCCTGGACGACGTGTTTGCAGGTACGCTGAATCTGTCTGCCGGCGCCAACTTTAACGACACTGAGGTCAGTGATGTGGTGGCCTCTGCCGGTCCGACCGATCTGTTCGAGCCAGACCAGTTGTTTGCCCGCCGTGAACGCGCCCGTCTGGAAAATAACGCGCCGGATACTAAGGCGAATCTGACCGCCAACTGGCAGGGTGAAGCGGTATCACTGATGTTGCGGGCCAACTACTATGGTGAAGTGACGCAGCCAGGCACGATTTCAGCGACCGATATCACGGTAAAATCAGCCACAATCTTTGATGTCGAGATCGGTTATCTGATTACCGATGACCTACAAGCGAAAGTCGGGGTGAATAACCTGTTCGACAAATATCCGGAATCAGCGGTAATTACTGATGCACCGGATGTGGGCCAGTTTGATTATATTCTGCCCTATCCCAACTTCTCTCCGTACGGCTTTCAGGGGCGTTACGCTTACGCCAAGCTAACCTACACATTCTAA
- a CDS encoding Hsp20/alpha crystallin family protein: MRTIDFSPVYRTFFGPELRSAPRRAGKPETQRAANTSATRANSPVQYNIEQTSDDLYHITLAVPGLTKDDVKIELKEQVLSVTAGQTKTQDDNTTQRQFLHRGFSTPSFTRQFTLGEYVKVKSASVADGILQVKLERELPEEKQPRKIEINAA, encoded by the coding sequence ATGCGTACTATTGATTTTTCCCCTGTATACCGTACCTTTTTTGGCCCCGAGCTGCGCTCTGCCCCCCGTCGTGCGGGCAAGCCCGAGACTCAGCGAGCTGCTAATACAAGCGCTACGCGCGCAAATAGCCCGGTTCAGTACAATATTGAACAGACCAGTGATGATCTTTATCACATCACGCTGGCCGTGCCTGGCTTAACCAAAGACGATGTAAAGATTGAGCTTAAAGAGCAGGTACTTAGCGTCACTGCCGGTCAGACCAAAACGCAGGACGACAACACAACCCAGCGGCAGTTTTTGCATCGGGGCTTTAGCACGCCATCGTTTACCCGCCAGTTTACGCTGGGCGAGTATGTAAAAGTCAAATCGGCTTCCGTGGCCGATGGCATTCTTCAGGTGAAACTTGAACGAGAGCTGCCCGAAGAAAAGCAACCCAGAAAGATTGAGATAAACGCAGCCTGA
- a CDS encoding Hsp20 family protein produces MRTIDFSPLYRSFIGSDRLASLADAATRADNSSSYPPYNIELLGEDKYRVSMAVAGFSKDDISIETRENTLTVEGNKPQSDTGDERKFLHKGISERNFERKFQLGDHVKVTGADLADGLLHIDLERVVPEAEKPRQIEISGNLLPDK; encoded by the coding sequence ATGCGTACGATTGATTTTTCTCCACTATACCGTTCTTTTATTGGCTCAGATCGTCTGGCTTCGTTAGCCGATGCTGCCACCCGTGCTGACAACAGCAGCAGTTATCCGCCGTACAATATTGAATTGCTGGGCGAGGACAAATACCGGGTATCCATGGCTGTGGCCGGTTTCAGTAAAGACGATATCAGTATTGAAACCCGGGAAAATACCCTGACGGTGGAAGGTAATAAGCCACAAAGCGATACTGGCGACGAACGCAAGTTTTTGCATAAAGGTATTTCCGAGCGCAACTTTGAGCGCAAGTTTCAGCTGGGCGACCATGTAAAGGTCACTGGCGCTGACCTGGCTGACGGCCTGCTGCATATCGATCTTGAACGGGTTGTGCCGGAAGCGGAAAAACCTCGTCAAATTGAAATTTCAGGCAATCTGCTGCCAGACAAATAA
- a CDS encoding Hsp20 family protein, translating to MRTIDLSPLYRSFIGSDRLASLIDAANRADSQSTYPPYNIELLGDDQYQISIAVAGFGRDDITIEAQDNALTVTGKKPTAETSETERKFLHKGISERNFERKFQLGDHVKVTGAAMNDGLLHITLERIIPEAKKPRKIEIGSRTYDHQSEQ from the coding sequence ATGCGTACTATCGATCTATCTCCACTATACCGTTCATTCATTGGTTCAGACCGTCTTGCTTCACTGATTGACGCTGCCAACCGTGCAGACAGTCAAAGCACCTATCCGCCGTACAATATTGAATTGTTAGGCGACGATCAGTATCAGATTTCTATTGCCGTGGCCGGTTTTGGCCGTGACGATATCACCATTGAAGCACAGGACAACGCCCTGACCGTCACCGGTAAAAAGCCCACTGCAGAAACGTCTGAAACAGAACGTAAGTTTTTGCATAAAGGCATTTCAGAGCGCAATTTTGAACGCAAATTCCAGCTGGGTGACCATGTAAAAGTCACCGGTGCAGCAATGAACGATGGCCTGCTTCACATTACTCTTGAGCGGATTATTCCCGAAGCGAAAAAGCCGCGTAAGATCGAAATTGGTAGCCGTACCTACGACCACCAAAGCGAGCAGTAA